One window of Blastocatellia bacterium genomic DNA carries:
- a CDS encoding HAD family hydrolase: protein MSSAQNPLIEVIAFDADDTLWHNESLFTVTQSKFKQLLAGYHSDEWIEAKLNETEHRNIQHFGYGIKGFTLSMIETAIELTEGRISGAEIQQIIDYAKIMLHAPVELLDGVAETISALAEQYRLMLITKGDLFDQESKIARSGLGDHFSHLEIVSEKNTDVYRAVMARHQLDPQRFLMVGNSIKSDILPVIEAGGRAVHIPYHITWVHEQVSDYDAASFYEIGDIRQLPGLLEEMRERG from the coding sequence ATGAGCAGCGCACAGAACCCCCTCATCGAAGTGATTGCCTTTGACGCAGACGACACGCTCTGGCACAACGAGAGCCTGTTTACGGTCACGCAATCGAAGTTCAAGCAACTGCTCGCCGGCTATCACAGCGACGAATGGATCGAAGCCAAGCTGAACGAGACCGAGCACCGCAACATCCAGCATTTCGGCTACGGCATCAAAGGCTTCACGTTATCGATGATCGAAACCGCCATCGAGCTGACCGAAGGCCGCATCAGCGGCGCGGAGATTCAACAGATCATCGATTACGCGAAGATCATGTTGCATGCGCCGGTCGAGCTGCTTGACGGCGTGGCCGAAACGATCAGCGCCCTTGCCGAGCAGTACCGGCTGATGTTGATCACCAAAGGCGACCTCTTCGATCAGGAGTCGAAGATCGCGCGCTCCGGCCTGGGCGACCATTTCAGCCACCTCGAAATCGTTTCGGAGAAAAACACGGATGTCTATCGCGCCGTCATGGCGCGGCACCAGCTTGATCCGCAGCGCTTTCTGATGGTCGGCAACTCGATCAAGTCAGACATTCTGCCGGTGATTGAAGCCGGCGGGCGGGCGGTTCACATCCCTTATCACATCACCTGGGTACACGAGCAGGTGAGCGATTATGACGCGGCGAGCTTTTATGAGATTGGCGACATTCGCCAGTTGCCCGGCCTCTTGGAAGAGATGAGGGAGAGAGGCTAG
- a CDS encoding glycoside hydrolase family 20 zincin-like fold domain-containing protein → MMKRKSLWIVPAAIILLSATSAFAQDLKLIPEPKQVERRAGAFAITSKTRIVVNSAHTEEDRAAAETLGEEIERATGRKVAITTSRSLPKANAIYLARVGDDARLSAALAADKLAIDDKLDEEGYVIDASAERIVVAARTGAGVFYGAQTLRQLLGQGSGAQAGETRQLSCPAVAIKDWPQMRWRGVHDDISRGPVPTLEYMKRQVRTCAAFKLNLFSLYLEHVFDYQSQPLIAPKEGAITAADVKELVEYARRYYVTILPEQQAFGHLHHVLKYETFSDMAETPHGHVLAPVNDKTYAFIKDLYAELVPLFPGPLFHIGADETFELGRGQTKAHADQVGLGRVYLEHLKRVAEIMKPYNKRLMFWGDIAMKYPELLGILPKDVIAVAWGYSPQPAFDNLLKPYKDAHLDLFVAPGASNWNRIFPNLDAAFLNIRNFVRDGQKYGALGMLNTTWDDDGEALFQMTWPAVAFGAACAWQSGESSIERFKANYDWAFYRNEDHVFRDALQSLSRAHSILRDAKLGDANDEPFWSDPFTETGAAYVEKAEAAAHDLRIEAERALASLYRHREQARNNDDTIDSLIFAGLRLDALGMKAQLVGEISRYYWEAYLNMSNRQLVQRNLSQIAGANGRLEDLRDATTRLREMYAKLWMAENRAYWLANVTVRYDNLARLFVAKAQTVRQAMQQYREQGTLPTPQQMGFFIRVTSDK, encoded by the coding sequence ATGATGAAAAGAAAATCTCTCTGGATTGTCCCGGCCGCAATCATCCTGCTGTCAGCGACATCGGCGTTTGCTCAAGACCTGAAGTTGATCCCTGAGCCGAAGCAGGTCGAGCGCCGCGCCGGCGCTTTCGCCATCACCTCGAAGACACGCATCGTCGTCAACTCGGCACATACGGAGGAAGACCGCGCCGCCGCCGAAACGCTCGGCGAAGAGATCGAGCGCGCCACCGGGCGAAAAGTAGCCATCACCACATCGCGCTCGCTGCCCAAAGCAAACGCCATCTATCTGGCGCGTGTCGGCGATGACGCACGGCTGAGTGCCGCGCTCGCGGCGGACAAGCTGGCGATTGACGACAAGCTCGACGAAGAAGGCTACGTGATTGACGCGAGCGCCGAGCGCATCGTCGTCGCGGCGCGAACCGGCGCGGGCGTCTTCTACGGCGCGCAGACCTTGCGCCAGTTATTGGGGCAGGGAAGCGGCGCGCAGGCCGGCGAAACTCGTCAGCTTTCCTGCCCGGCAGTCGCTATAAAAGATTGGCCCCAGATGCGCTGGCGCGGCGTCCACGACGACATCAGTCGCGGCCCCGTGCCGACGCTCGAATACATGAAGCGGCAGGTGCGAACCTGCGCGGCCTTCAAGCTCAATCTCTTCTCGCTCTATCTGGAACACGTCTTCGACTATCAGAGCCAGCCGCTGATCGCGCCGAAAGAAGGCGCGATCACTGCCGCGGACGTCAAAGAGCTGGTCGAGTATGCGCGGCGCTATTACGTCACCATCCTGCCCGAGCAGCAGGCGTTCGGCCATCTGCATCACGTCCTGAAGTACGAAACCTTCAGCGACATGGCCGAAACCCCGCACGGCCATGTGCTGGCACCGGTCAACGATAAAACTTACGCCTTCATCAAAGACCTTTATGCCGAGCTGGTGCCGCTGTTTCCCGGCCCGCTCTTTCACATCGGCGCTGACGAAACCTTTGAGCTGGGGCGCGGGCAGACGAAAGCCCACGCCGATCAGGTCGGGCTGGGCCGCGTCTACCTTGAGCATCTGAAGCGCGTCGCCGAGATCATGAAGCCTTACAATAAGCGGCTGATGTTCTGGGGCGACATCGCGATGAAGTATCCTGAGCTGCTGGGCATCCTGCCGAAAGACGTGATTGCCGTGGCGTGGGGGTATTCGCCGCAGCCCGCCTTCGATAACCTGTTGAAGCCTTACAAAGACGCGCATCTTGATCTGTTCGTCGCGCCGGGCGCGAGCAACTGGAATCGCATCTTCCCGAACCTCGACGCCGCCTTTTTGAACATTCGCAACTTCGTGCGCGACGGGCAGAAGTATGGCGCGCTCGGCATGTTGAACACGACCTGGGACGATGACGGCGAGGCGCTGTTTCAGATGACCTGGCCGGCGGTCGCCTTCGGCGCGGCCTGCGCCTGGCAATCGGGTGAATCAAGCATCGAGCGTTTCAAGGCCAATTACGATTGGGCGTTCTATCGTAACGAAGATCACGTTTTCCGGGATGCGCTGCAATCACTGTCGCGCGCCCATTCGATACTCCGCGATGCCAAGCTCGGCGACGCCAACGACGAGCCGTTCTGGTCCGACCCGTTCACAGAGACCGGCGCTGCATACGTCGAAAAAGCCGAGGCGGCGGCGCACGACCTGCGCATTGAAGCCGAGCGCGCACTGGCCTCGCTCTATCGGCACCGTGAGCAAGCGCGCAACAACGACGACACGATTGATAGCTTGATCTTTGCCGGGTTGCGCCTGGACGCGCTCGGCATGAAGGCCCAGCTTGTCGGCGAGATCAGCCGCTATTACTGGGAAGCTTATTTGAATATGAGCAACCGCCAACTGGTGCAGCGCAACCTGAGCCAGATTGCCGGGGCCAACGGGCGGCTCGAAGACTTGCGTGACGCGACGACGCGATTGCGCGAGATGTACGCGAAGCTGTGGATGGCAGAGAACCGCGCCTACTGGCTGGCCAACGTCACGGTGCGCTATGACAATCTGGCGCGGCTGTTTGTGGCGAAAGCGCAGACCGTTCGCCAGGCCATGCAGCAGTACCGCGAGCAAGGCACTCTGCCGACGCCGCAGCAGATGGGATTCTTTATTCGAGTGACAAGTGACAAGTGA
- a CDS encoding ROK family protein has product MANHILGIDLGGTKVMAAVFDASGNIVSRARAKTRAWRDNELVFQTVARTAEQAIERAGITRDDLRALGIGAPGPLDPDTGIIVESANMTLRNFPLGPRLAEAFHCPAIVENDVNAGTYGEYRKGAARGARHVLGVFVGTGIGGGIIADGALYHGFSKNAGEIGHIIIKAGGPRCGCGNRGCWEALASRTAMTRDIRKAIRRGDKTLLNAKLKQDTDLISGGDLGKAYRAGDKLVVKIMNRAARLIGAGIGSLVNVLSPEVVVLGGGVVEAMGDDFAGRIDEAARDTAFDFMTRDLRIVRAALGDDAGVTGAALLAQEFVERQ; this is encoded by the coding sequence ATGGCTAATCATATTCTCGGCATCGATCTGGGCGGCACCAAAGTGATGGCGGCGGTCTTTGACGCGAGCGGCAACATCGTCAGCCGCGCGCGCGCCAAGACCCGTGCATGGCGCGACAACGAGCTGGTCTTTCAAACCGTCGCGCGCACCGCCGAGCAGGCGATTGAGCGCGCCGGCATCACCCGTGACGACCTGCGGGCTCTGGGCATCGGCGCGCCCGGCCCGCTCGATCCCGACACCGGCATCATCGTCGAATCGGCCAACATGACGCTCCGCAATTTTCCGCTCGGCCCGCGCCTCGCCGAAGCCTTCCACTGTCCGGCCATTGTCGAAAACGACGTGAACGCCGGCACCTATGGCGAATACCGCAAAGGTGCCGCACGCGGCGCGCGTCATGTCCTCGGCGTCTTCGTCGGCACAGGCATCGGCGGCGGCATCATTGCTGACGGGGCGCTCTATCATGGCTTCAGCAAGAACGCCGGCGAGATCGGCCACATCATCATCAAAGCCGGCGGGCCGCGCTGCGGCTGCGGCAATCGCGGTTGCTGGGAGGCGCTGGCGAGCCGCACGGCCATGACGCGCGACATCCGCAAAGCCATCCGGCGCGGCGACAAGACGCTGCTGAACGCCAAGCTCAAACAGGATACCGATCTGATTTCGGGCGGCGACCTGGGCAAGGCTTACCGCGCCGGCGATAAGCTGGTGGTGAAGATTATGAACCGCGCCGCGCGTTTGATCGGCGCAGGCATCGGCAGCCTGGTCAACGTGCTGTCGCCGGAGGTCGTCGTCTTAGGCGGCGGCGTCGTCGAGGCGATGGGAGATGATTTCGCCGGACGCATTGACGAAGCGGCGCGCGACACCGCATTCGATTTTATGACGAGAGATTTAAGGATTGTGCGCGCGGCGCTCGGCGACGACGCCGGAGTTACGGGCGCGGCGCTGCTCGCCCAGGAGTTCGTCGAGCGACAGTGA
- a CDS encoding pyridoxal-phosphate dependent enzyme, which yields MEAPTFQDVLLAQRQIKPYLQRTPMRSYPAVNGLVGATVFIKHENVQPTCAFKVRGGINLVSQMSDEERGRGVIAASTGNHGQSVAYGARLFNVAARIVVPAGANPGKVEAMRGLNAEVIFHGARFDDARGHCEALARQHGYRYVHSGDEPLLIAGVATEALEMLEDEPRLSCIFVPVGGGSGAAGACIAAKAINPRIRVIGVQSEAAPAAYESWRQRQLVAAPDRTFAEGLATGTAFALPQQILWQMLDDFMLVSDEEIKQAMVWMIECAHTLAEAAGAAPLAALYRRRAEFAGQKVGLVCSGGNASLAQLKEVLARV from the coding sequence ATGGAAGCGCCGACGTTTCAAGACGTATTGCTGGCACAGCGGCAGATCAAACCTTACTTGCAGCGCACGCCGATGCGTTCCTACCCGGCGGTCAATGGACTGGTCGGCGCGACGGTCTTCATCAAGCATGAGAATGTCCAGCCGACGTGCGCTTTCAAAGTGCGCGGCGGCATCAACCTGGTTTCGCAGATGAGCGATGAGGAGCGCGGGCGCGGCGTGATTGCCGCTTCGACCGGCAACCACGGCCAATCGGTCGCCTACGGGGCGCGCCTATTCAACGTGGCGGCGCGCATCGTGGTTCCCGCCGGCGCTAACCCCGGCAAGGTCGAGGCGATGCGCGGCCTGAACGCGGAAGTCATCTTTCACGGCGCGCGCTTCGACGACGCGCGCGGGCATTGTGAAGCGCTGGCGCGCCAGCATGGCTACCGCTACGTCCATTCGGGTGACGAGCCGCTGTTGATCGCCGGCGTCGCGACCGAAGCGCTGGAGATGCTCGAAGACGAGCCGCGGTTGAGTTGCATCTTCGTCCCCGTCGGCGGCGGCAGCGGCGCGGCGGGAGCCTGCATCGCGGCCAAAGCCATCAACCCGCGGATTCGCGTTATCGGCGTGCAATCCGAAGCCGCGCCCGCGGCCTACGAGTCGTGGCGGCAGCGGCAACTTGTGGCAGCACCCGACCGCACCTTTGCCGAGGGCCTGGCGACCGGCACCGCCTTTGCGCTGCCACAGCAGATTCTCTGGCAAATGCTCGACGACTTCATGCTGGTGAGCGACGAAGAGATCAAGCAGGCGATGGTGTGGATGATCGAGTGCGCTCACACGCTCGCGGAAGCCGCCGGCGCTGCGCCGCTGGCCGCGCTCTACCGCCGCCGCGCCGAGTTCGCCGGTCAGAAAGTCGGCCTCGTCTGTTCCGGCGGCAACGCCTCGCTGGCGCAGTTGAAAGAGGTGCTGGCGCGTGTGTGA
- a CDS encoding S9 family peptidase, whose translation MPTNLRLFGTFLIFLMLAMPLAARQGEGKRGITPEDYYAFEFASDPRLSPDGKLVAYVVTTVDQKQNRRHSSVWMASADGRRAPWQFTTSAQSSSAPRWSPDGQWLAFISTRPAADSTSRTASEGAASNDARAQVYVLAMSGGEARRVTNFKNGVSSFQWSPDGTRLACVSRSGPSDSRAANKEHSDVRHYKTISYKFNDTGWFDDRRSHIWVVDVKSGEARGITSGDDWNDNDPQWSPDGTKIAFVSNRTGKEFEDNHDTDVWVVAATGGTPLKISDHPESDNSPRWSPDGKTIAFVGRVREEQHPKIWLAPATGGTASRLAAEGLDMIPSDLDWAEQGRALYFTAGVKGETHLFRADLASRQVGQVTRGARAVRGVDLNDQAQKMVYTANDFKHLDDVYVANLSGQGEQQLTHLNEALWRGLALMDVERVPYKAADGWQIDGFFVKPIGWQEGKQYPMILSIHGGPAGMYGVDWFHEFQVYAARGWAVFFVNPRGSTGYGEKFENGIIGEWGGKDYTDIMSGVDMILARYPWIDRDRLGVTGGSYGGYMTNWIVSHTDRFKAAVTLRSVVNFISDEGTRDGAYGHKRDFSGFMFDKFETYWDRSPLKYAKNVKTPTLILHSDNDYRVPLEQGEQWFRALKHYGVTTELVIFPRENHNLTRTGEPKHLVESLNWQLYWFDRFINGNRAAVPPDAR comes from the coding sequence ATGCCAACAAATTTGCGATTATTCGGCACTTTTTTAATCTTTTTGATGCTTGCCATGCCATTGGCGGCGCGGCAGGGCGAAGGCAAGCGCGGCATCACGCCGGAAGATTATTACGCTTTCGAATTCGCCAGCGACCCGCGCCTGTCGCCGGACGGCAAGCTCGTCGCTTACGTCGTCACGACCGTAGATCAGAAACAGAATCGCCGCCACTCGTCCGTCTGGATGGCCTCAGCGGATGGCCGCCGCGCCCCCTGGCAGTTTACGACCAGCGCGCAGAGCAGCAGCGCGCCGCGCTGGAGCCCCGATGGTCAGTGGCTCGCTTTTATTTCAACGCGCCCGGCGGCGGACTCGACATCGCGCACCGCCAGCGAAGGCGCGGCCAGCAACGACGCTCGCGCTCAGGTCTACGTGCTGGCCATGAGCGGCGGCGAAGCGCGTCGCGTCACGAACTTTAAGAACGGCGTCAGCAGTTTTCAGTGGTCGCCCGACGGGACGCGGCTCGCCTGCGTCAGCCGCTCGGGGCCGAGCGACAGCCGCGCCGCGAACAAAGAGCACAGCGACGTGCGGCACTATAAGACCATCTCGTACAAGTTCAACGACACCGGCTGGTTCGACGACCGCCGCAGTCACATCTGGGTGGTTGACGTTAAGAGCGGTGAGGCGCGCGGCATCACATCCGGCGACGACTGGAACGACAACGACCCGCAATGGTCGCCCGACGGCACGAAGATCGCCTTTGTCTCGAACCGCACCGGCAAAGAGTTTGAAGACAATCACGACACAGACGTCTGGGTGGTGGCGGCGACCGGCGGCACGCCTTTGAAGATTTCCGATCACCCCGAGAGTGACAACAGCCCGCGCTGGTCGCCCGACGGCAAGACCATCGCTTTCGTAGGCCGCGTGCGCGAAGAGCAGCACCCGAAAATCTGGCTCGCGCCGGCGACCGGCGGCACGGCTTCGCGGCTGGCCGCCGAAGGGCTCGACATGATTCCGTCCGACCTTGACTGGGCCGAACAGGGGCGCGCGCTTTATTTCACCGCGGGCGTCAAAGGCGAGACTCACCTGTTCCGCGCCGACCTCGCTTCGCGGCAAGTCGGCCAGGTCACCAGAGGCGCGCGCGCCGTGCGCGGCGTTGACCTCAACGATCAAGCGCAGAAGATGGTCTACACCGCAAACGACTTTAAGCATCTGGATGATGTGTACGTCGCCAATTTGTCGGGACAGGGCGAGCAACAATTGACGCACTTGAACGAGGCGCTGTGGCGCGGGCTGGCACTGATGGATGTCGAGCGCGTGCCCTACAAGGCCGCCGATGGCTGGCAGATAGATGGCTTCTTCGTTAAGCCCATCGGCTGGCAAGAAGGCAAGCAGTACCCGATGATTCTCAGCATTCACGGCGGCCCGGCGGGGATGTACGGCGTTGACTGGTTCCACGAATTTCAAGTCTATGCGGCGCGCGGCTGGGCGGTCTTCTTCGTCAACCCGAGAGGCTCGACCGGCTACGGCGAGAAGTTCGAAAACGGCATCATCGGCGAATGGGGCGGCAAAGATTACACGGACATCATGAGCGGCGTTGACATGATCCTGGCTCGCTATCCGTGGATAGACCGCGACCGGCTGGGCGTCACCGGCGGCAGCTACGGCGGTTACATGACGAACTGGATCGTCTCTCACACCGACCGCTTCAAAGCCGCGGTGACGTTGCGCAGCGTCGTCAACTTCATCAGCGACGAAGGCACGCGCGACGGCGCTTACGGCCATAAGCGCGACTTCAGCGGCTTCATGTTCGACAAGTTCGAGACCTACTGGGACCGCTCGCCGCTCAAGTATGCGAAGAACGTCAAGACGCCGACGCTCATCTTGCATTCGGACAATGATTATCGCGTGCCGCTCGAACAAGGCGAGCAGTGGTTCCGCGCCTTGAAGCATTACGGCGTGACCACCGAGCTGGTGATCTTCCCGCGCGAGAATCACAACCTGACGCGCACAGGCGAGCCAAAGCATCTGGTCGAAAGCTTGAACTGGCAGCTCTACTGGTTCGACCGCTTCATCAACGGCAACCGCGCCGCTGTGCCGCCCGACGCGCGGTAA
- a CDS encoding ATP-dependent helicase, translating into MSKHYVIKRDVPRRFLVNYKGDLNTEQYAVVTAGGGPLLVIAGAGSGKTRTVTYRVARLIEMGVPPARVLLVTFTNKAAREMLHRVETLLQTDSRKVWGGTFHSIANRILRRHAESAGYQQNFTILDAEDAKDLIESSIQEAGIDAKARRFPKPEVVADIISFANNRDLPIRDCIVANYPHFEPLATQIERVDRIFQARKVERNTMDYDDLLMNWKRLLTEKPEIGDYWANNFEYILVDEYQDTNKIQAEIVDLLAVKHRNIMVVGDDAQSIFGWRGAHFANIYTFKERYPDAQEFHLEMNYRSRPEIVLLANAAIRNNRRQFPKNLHAVRESAGQSPALVPTSDGDQQAAFVAGRILELRDEGVPLDEIAVLYRSHWHALELQLELVRRDIPYVVRSGVRFFEQAHIKDVISYLRIVVNPHDELAWKRVLKLIPKVGNATANRIWERIAYTQEPLALIRRSDFDAQPRSAAGWQAFVKLIGQLVSPEYLNRPAEQIALILQSGYEEHLENTYENSDLRAEDLRQMSNYAARFSSTEEFLSELALVNTERFGTPQGTTGEDVVAGGDEDEKLVLSSIHQAKGLEWRVVFLIWAADGKFPSARSLRDPESEEEERRLFYVAVTRARDELYVCYPLVVTDYSRQTVIQKPSRFITEVPRELFEVWSVEEQSLDAGPDETPKLIN; encoded by the coding sequence ATGTCGAAGCATTACGTCATCAAGCGCGATGTGCCGCGCCGCTTTCTGGTCAACTACAAAGGCGACCTGAACACCGAGCAGTATGCGGTGGTGACTGCCGGCGGCGGCCCGCTGCTGGTGATCGCCGGCGCAGGCTCCGGCAAGACGCGCACGGTCACTTACCGCGTCGCGCGGCTCATCGAGATGGGCGTGCCGCCGGCCCGCGTCCTGCTGGTCACCTTCACCAACAAGGCGGCGCGCGAGATGCTCCACCGCGTCGAGACGCTGTTGCAGACCGACTCGCGCAAAGTCTGGGGCGGCACCTTTCACTCCATCGCCAACCGCATCCTGCGCCGCCACGCCGAGTCCGCGGGCTACCAGCAGAACTTCACCATCCTCGACGCCGAAGACGCCAAAGACTTGATCGAATCCTCGATTCAAGAGGCCGGCATCGATGCGAAAGCGCGGCGCTTTCCGAAGCCTGAAGTCGTTGCCGACATCATCAGCTTCGCCAACAACCGCGATCTGCCGATTCGTGATTGCATCGTCGCCAACTATCCGCACTTCGAGCCGCTGGCGACGCAGATTGAGCGCGTTGACCGCATCTTTCAAGCGCGCAAGGTCGAGCGCAACACGATGGATTATGACGACCTGCTGATGAACTGGAAGCGTTTGCTTACGGAAAAGCCGGAGATCGGCGATTACTGGGCGAATAATTTCGAATACATTCTGGTTGACGAGTATCAAGACACCAACAAGATTCAAGCCGAGATCGTTGATCTGCTCGCCGTAAAACATCGCAACATCATGGTGGTCGGCGACGACGCGCAATCGATCTTCGGGTGGCGCGGCGCACACTTCGCCAACATCTACACCTTCAAAGAGCGCTACCCGGACGCGCAGGAATTTCACCTGGAAATGAATTACCGCTCGCGCCCGGAAATCGTCTTGCTCGCCAACGCGGCGATTCGCAACAACCGCCGCCAGTTCCCCAAGAACCTCCACGCCGTGCGCGAATCCGCGGGCCAATCGCCGGCGCTGGTGCCGACTTCGGACGGCGACCAGCAGGCGGCGTTTGTCGCCGGGCGCATCCTTGAGCTGCGCGACGAAGGCGTGCCGCTCGACGAGATCGCCGTGCTCTATCGCAGCCACTGGCACGCCCTCGAATTGCAGTTGGAGCTGGTGCGGCGCGACATCCCTTACGTGGTGCGCTCAGGCGTGCGTTTCTTCGAGCAGGCGCACATCAAAGATGTCATCTCTTATCTGCGCATCGTCGTCAACCCGCACGACGAGCTGGCCTGGAAGCGCGTTTTGAAATTGATCCCGAAGGTCGGCAACGCCACCGCCAACCGCATCTGGGAGCGCATCGCTTACACGCAGGAGCCGCTGGCGCTGATCCGCCGCTCGGACTTCGACGCGCAGCCGCGCTCGGCAGCCGGCTGGCAGGCTTTCGTCAAGCTGATCGGCCAGCTCGTCAGTCCCGAATACCTGAACCGTCCGGCGGAGCAGATCGCACTGATTCTTCAGAGCGGTTATGAAGAGCATCTCGAAAATACCTACGAGAACAGCGACCTGCGCGCCGAAGATTTGCGGCAGATGTCGAACTACGCGGCGCGCTTCAGCTCGACCGAAGAGTTTCTGTCCGAGCTGGCGCTGGTCAATACCGAGCGCTTCGGCACGCCGCAAGGGACGACCGGCGAAGACGTCGTCGCGGGCGGCGACGAAGACGAGAAGCTCGTCCTCAGCTCGATTCATCAGGCGAAGGGGCTGGAGTGGCGCGTCGTCTTTCTGATCTGGGCAGCGGACGGCAAGTTCCCTTCGGCGCGCTCGTTGCGCGATCCCGAGAGCGAAGAAGAGGAGCGCCGCCTGTTCTACGTCGCCGTGACGCGGGCGCGCGACGAGCTGTACGTCTGCTATCCGCTCGTCGTCACCGATTATTCGCGGCAGACGGTGATTCAAAAGCCTTCACGCTTCATCACCGAAGTGCCGCGCGAGCTGTTTGAAGTCTGGTCAGTCGAAGAACAGTCGCTCGACGCCGGCCCCGATGAGACGCCGAAATTGATCAATTAA
- a CDS encoding acyl-CoA desaturase — protein sequence MQEIRTTTPPATSTIPPSTLKKTVKPAPDKAKSVEPAYVEEGDRLSFKTIPFALMHLACVAVFFVDFSLTAVLLCVALYAVRMFGLTAGFHRYFSHRSYKTSRPVQFLMAWLGTSALQKGPLWWAAHHRRHHKYSDQPGDIHSPVTEGFWWSHVGWVISRKYEATDWNAIKDFARFPELRWLNSNHWVPGVAVAVACFFGGMLFGASGWSWLVWGFVVSTVLLYHGTFTVNSLSHVWGSRRYQTTDQSRNNFLIAIWTGGEGWHNNHHHYMASVKQGFFWWEVDFSYYALRMLSWLRLVWDLRVPPKHILAVERG from the coding sequence ATGCAAGAGATTAGAACCACAACACCTCCCGCGACCTCAACGATTCCACCATCCACCCTCAAAAAGACCGTCAAGCCCGCACCTGACAAGGCCAAGTCAGTCGAGCCGGCTTACGTCGAAGAGGGCGACCGGCTATCGTTCAAAACGATTCCCTTCGCGCTGATGCACCTGGCGTGCGTCGCCGTTTTCTTCGTAGATTTCAGCCTGACCGCCGTGCTGCTCTGCGTCGCTTTGTACGCCGTCCGCATGTTCGGATTGACCGCAGGGTTTCACCGCTACTTCTCGCACCGCTCGTACAAGACGAGCCGCCCTGTGCAGTTCCTGATGGCCTGGCTCGGCACCTCGGCGTTGCAGAAGGGGCCGCTGTGGTGGGCCGCGCATCACCGCCGCCATCACAAGTATTCGGATCAGCCGGGCGATATTCACTCGCCGGTCACAGAGGGCTTCTGGTGGTCGCACGTCGGCTGGGTCATCAGCCGCAAGTACGAAGCGACCGATTGGAACGCCATCAAAGATTTCGCGCGCTTCCCCGAGCTGCGCTGGCTGAACAGCAACCACTGGGTGCCGGGCGTCGCCGTGGCGGTGGCCTGCTTCTTCGGCGGCATGTTGTTCGGCGCCAGCGGCTGGTCGTGGCTGGTGTGGGGATTTGTCGTCAGCACCGTGCTGCTCTATCACGGCACCTTTACGGTCAACTCCCTATCACACGTCTGGGGCAGCCGCCGTTACCAGACCACCGACCAGAGCCGCAACAATTTTCTCATCGCGATCTGGACGGGCGGCGAAGGCTGGCACAACAATCACCACCACTACATGGCTTCGGTGAAGCAGGGCTTCTTCTGGTGGGAGGTTGACTTCAGCTACTACGCGCTGCGCATGCTGTCGTGGCTGCGGCTGGTCTGGGACCTGCGCGTGCCGCCGAAACACATACTGGCCGTCGAGAGAGGCTAG
- a CDS encoding Uma2 family endonuclease, protein MSAITEEVILDPEKEYEIVDGQPEEKIMGGARHGGVGVRFAAELWMYVRANRLGGVYGPDTLFRIGKNNRMPDVAFVSAARIPEEGEPEGIWELAPDLAVEIVSPSDLWEKVISKIEEYFAAGVRQVWLISPTYRTLTVYHSPTQVTILSDNDELASDDIVPGFRLKIAELFQTPARA, encoded by the coding sequence ATGTCAGCCATAACCGAAGAAGTCATCCTCGACCCCGAAAAAGAATACGAAATCGTTGACGGCCAGCCGGAGGAAAAAATTATGGGCGGTGCGAGACACGGCGGCGTGGGCGTGCGTTTCGCCGCAGAATTATGGATGTATGTGAGAGCCAACCGGCTCGGCGGCGTCTACGGCCCGGACACGCTGTTTCGCATCGGCAAAAACAACCGCATGCCCGATGTGGCTTTCGTCAGTGCCGCGCGCATTCCTGAAGAAGGTGAGCCGGAAGGGATATGGGAACTCGCGCCCGACCTCGCCGTCGAGATCGTTTCGCCCAGCGACCTCTGGGAAAAAGTCATCAGCAAGATCGAAGAGTATTTCGCCGCCGGCGTCCGCCAGGTGTGGCTGATCTCGCCGACCTATCGCACGCTGACCGTCTATCATTCGCCAACACAGGTGACGATTCTTTCTGATAACGACGAGCTGGCGAGCGACGACATCGTACCCGGCTTCCGCCTGAAAATCGCCGAGCTGTTTCAAACCCCGGCGCGCGCATAA